The genomic DNA cggGCCCGGCCTGAGGGTATGTGGCGCCCCTAGGAAAATTCGTTTCAGCGCCCTTCCCCCTCccttcaaatttttaataataaatttcatgcaagttcttgaaattttatgtcaagaaaaatatattaaccacttaatcgtcacaggtttgtagaaaccgattcgattattttattatatttgtctaGTGCCTCTTGAATATgtcacaaactaacgaaaaatattgacttttttcaatttcattagtgtcACGGGATGTTTTTAGATAtatgttaatatacatacatatgtttcagcggtattttatataaaatacaattccaaattaccatttgtaccgacgacagtttgTTGTTTTACAAGTTGTAtacgtgagtcgttgatatttgacagtcaacttcctgcgttcctcgtaaattataatattttacaatcagtattgttacttcgaaaagaaaattaaagttgaatattttaaaagttcaaTGAAagccaaattttaattttttataatttttcaatttaataattaaaaaaataaaaatggggcgccccttgtctatggcgccctaggcacttgtctagtctgctgcacctttgagccggccctgtcCAGAACTGAAaggatttcataattttataaaatcatatGACCGTTTTAGAACTAATTcaatactattgttgcgtaagggtgggttcgggatccaaatgaaagtcgcttcacagcattcattcaacgattcaggagttccacacgtaaccaccgttcaaaagaaaaaatacaataaaatgttCAAAACACTGGgcaataaattacatacatttttgaaagTTACGGTTACTTTCATCTTACATTAAACATAGTACGtctactaaataaaaataatcatgcaattatgtaaatttaaaagacaAGCAACTAAAATATATGGTAAACGggctacatcccaaatgtgaatcaccAACAGGATAACTGCCGATACGAAAATCGTTCGCGCGGATCTCCTTTTTGCGCGAACAAGGTAACATTAtattggtaaacggactactagtcatgtgtgaaccagtcacaggacaaccggtcgctctagatcggtcacacgtgatcacccgtcacactaaaactggtcacacccgaaaattagtcacgaaaaagcaggtcacacccaaaaattcgaccaatttaaatttttgggtgttatcagttttttcgtgaccaattttcaggtgtgaccagttttctcgtgacctgttttagggtgtgaccagttttagtgtgaccgatctagagcgaccggttgtcctgtgaccggttcacatttgactagtaatcaccgaaccattttctTGTAGGTCTATTACACAAAAAGTCACGCTTAGACCAAACTCTGCTTGACACTTGACAGATAAAGGATTTGAATAATTCTGCAATTGTAACGCAGTTACATGTCTAAGGCCATGTCTTACAATGACATTAAGATTACTGATAAAGGTAATCATATTTTACATTTGTTAATACCTCAACATTATTACTTCACGTCATTTCAATATCGACCTGTCAGTCATTTTCTAGGTGACCATTTTTTCTGAATTCAAAATCAGAATatcttttccaaattttttttaaatacttcaatTATCAAAAACGTTAACGAACATACCTGAATCatcaatttatgaaaataaattatcatttagTAGGTGCATTTGTTCCAACAAAGAAACAATATTGGACTAATTTTCCAATATGTTTATAGGATTTCATTCAATCTATCGATTAGATTAAAAGGTGTCGTGGTTTTATTTCAAGACTGACCAAAAGCCAGCAATGTATTGGTAAAACCAGTACGAATAGTCACCTTAGTCATTTTCAACCACAAAATTAACACTAAATGTACTGACAAAATTGCTGTAAAGAAAATTTTTCTTGAAAAAGAGTTGCGGTTTAAGTTGGAATACGACGAAATAATATATGGAATTTGGTGTTTATAGAAGTGCATTTGCTTAGTTagcaaacaaatacatattaatttttatataatataaacaattcatTTGCAGATGCCGGccttgcaaaaatgtacaacgtATCCAATCACATATTACAGCTCTGTCATCAGTTAAATGATACTGATCATCCGCCAAGTTTGTTCGCAGCTATGCTATATGCCATAATGTTGGATGCAAAACTTGGCACATTCCAAGAGGGTTCGAATTTCGAAGCTGACGAAATTCTACCGCCGGGTTGGACTAATTCTTCCACCGTTATTTACAAATGCAAATTTCAACCCGTTGGATATGCAGGTTGTTGCTGTCAATTGGTGGCTACGGTGTCTAGCAAATTGATGCTGGTGAATTTGATCAGTCAAAGCACTAATTTTGCATTTTCTAAATGCTACCCTATAAACAGATACGTGCCTTCGCCAAGACGATCTTCGATTTTGTCGAAGTTTGATCATATCAAGGAGCTACGATTTAACATTTGGAATGATATCATTATGCCAGCCCGCAGTTATGAATTGCTGGCTGTCGGCTTCACCAATGGTAGCCTCATAGGACTGCCCGACGAAATTATATACAGAATTATGATGCTTTTGGGTGGTATTTCTACAGCTTATTTGTCTCTGGTGTCTCGTCGTTTCAGAAGAATCTCACAATGTTCTGCATTGTGGCGTGTATTCGTCGCCAGGGATTGTAATAATTGCTACCAGACTCTACAGAACAAGGTCGATATTGATTGGTTTGAGAAATATGTAAGATGTCACCGGGAAAAAGTTgaaggtaggaaaaaggtattGTGGCTAAGGAGAGATTTACGTTTGATACGGTAAATCAGAACTGGAAATCCCATCTAAATCAGAACAAATATGTAACTTTTAAATGTTGAATGTTTATTCCAAAGAAGACTTcttttaatattgtaaaattcatgtattttaattataaaaacattaaaattcgtGTGAATTATTGTAGTATTAAATGGTTGTGTTGTGatatgtagaatatatgtatgtatttacataaaatatgatattatatgtacttcttGATTAACAGTGATTTATAGTCTGccggaaatatatattttttcaggcACAATGATCACTTATATACTTTCGTAtgcaaataaaatcatttatttggattatatttttcatttcatatccAATGTAATGGACAAATcttaatgtaataatttaatttgatttttaaaattttgatggcAGTTCtatgataaatacatatatcaaacatTACACTATAGTTATATATTATAGGCTCGTATTTTAGGGCAACTGGGGCACTGCTCCACACACATTTCTCCTAACCAAACATGAAAACAATTTTGTATACTGTTAGCAGAACTTGTATAGGTTAGCAGAACTGGTTCGTAATTCAGCTCAGGGCAATCGCTCATCTGCCatggtcccgtggtcgccagcaTCAAATTACCTGCAACTTGCGAGTGGTACTGTGTGTAGAGTGTAGACCAGGGGTCGGCATACTTATTAGTAAACAGAGCCAAATTTCAACAGTACAACAATTGAGATTAGTCTTGAGAGCCAAATTTCTTTGacttacatctaatatataatttcgaaagagactttgtatgtaaatatgtaagtataaatatatacatacgtaggtacacTGTTTATTAAAGTCTTAATTAAAATATGGGAacactataaaataaaactcgATATCATACTTAATaattatcttatttattaatacaaattCAACTGTAAGTAAGGTGGATAAAATTCGATCATGACAATGATTGACAAACGCTCAATGTGAAAAATGCATCTCCTTGGAAATTTGTAACAAGTCAGGTTTATATgttattggttttaattttagGCACGATTCTAGATTCTCATCAATAATACGACTTCTCAGTTTACTTTTGATAAGGTTcatgcttgaaaaatattgttCTCATGAATATGTAGAACCGAAAAGGGAAAGAACAGAAAACGCTAGTCTTTTCAACTGATCATATGAGTCAGGAATAATATACCAGGTATTAAAGATCATCATGTCTTCCTTCTCCAGGTCTTCCAAAGCAGACCACTTGTGCTGTGAACTAAGTTCACATTTTTTTCTCCAATATTTCCATATCAACACAGACGTTCAAATTTAGAGTGCCATAATTCCTTGTTTTTTAAATCCACCAATTGCATTTCaaagtatgtattatacctGTGTATCCaagaaaaatgttaaatttattttatacttaggGAAAGGTGGCATAGCTGATGgtcccaattttatattttcccatgatactATTTTCAGGTTGCCtttgagcgacatctatggtattaaacttgcacatatgtatataaattttgaaatcctattaaaatagtggtaacatacacagcgggtaggatggttttgccaatttgatgaggaatcgtttcaacaataaaatcagataaataacaaactctgataggaaacgatcgacttcgcaaatatccaagtctgatcagcagcactgtagaaatactcggaataaattcttttcaatcgaggtcaacccagggttggcattaacgcaaccaagATATTAACTGCAATGGTATACCATTGCAGTCAATATCTTGCAATGATCAGACTGAGGAATTGAGGCAGTGTCTCAGCTGAGAACATGGATAGCCAAAACGTTAATTTACAAAGAAAATAGGTTTTGAGTTGAAATCTTAAATGTGTGAATCGAAAACTGTTTGGGATACATTTTGAAGATGTTTGTGATGATGTCCCAAAGAGTGCTCAGTACAGGGCAGGTAAGAGGGCTTTTTGTAGATAGACTGGGTACTTCTCAATTAAAAAGATGTCAACGAGGTGGTTTATGATATAGTTTCACTAGGAGAGTGATAGTTTCAGGTCTACAATTTTAATCTTAAAGGACGAATAAGAAGAAGAATGAGATTGCATTGTGTAATGACAGTTAGGGCGAAAAAACACTGAATGGTACATggtacgtggttttttttttagatatgtggcggctctacgacatggtcgagtttcggttaccatcctgcgagttgggaccaactcggccgtgTTCGGAGTGCTATCATCACTCCGTCTTCGGCTGCCATAATAaaaacacgtgcatcaacatgccagtcgtcttaTTCGTTCCATCCCcatagatacttttaaacatgcttAATAAAAGCAGCACCCCTAGctcatatatatacattgtacacagtcttaaaaatcaccccctggagtgtttccggatatattttatccttgtatttttccttgcttgacagtgatcgataacagtgaatcccatatttgaagaaatgtaggagaaacttgtcggttgcatatggatatgcatacacgtgcgatctcccaaacatatgtattctgtacgtgcaactacacccgaattcggtttggggaaaacccactgtttacggtcacagcgggaagTCAAGGACGTGACGTCTCATACCACTCGGTGTATTTTCGCCCTTATggttgataaatatgtataggtcTATTACTAagagttggcgcgaacaaatgcgcttgtgtAGTGTCGGTGAATAAGtgtatagcatgctgtcacactgcattcaataataaaaatacactctGTCCCTTTCGTGCGTTTCTGTGTGAGTACGAGAACGCGCCAACACTCAGTAAAAGACTTGTACACAGAAGAATAGAGAACATTAGTTGAAACTTGAAGGAAATGtctttttatgataaaaaaagcAGGATTGTATTTTTTTCGCCTTTCTCTACACTTCTACTTGGCTACAACACtgtgtatatttaaaactattctGAGTTTCTTACATTTGCGATGTCGAGTGAGATAAATATGTGGTAAATCGACGGGTAAATTCTCGTTTTGttggtattaaattttcaatagagatGTTTGGTTATCATACCATATGGTCTTGGACACTAATCGCGATTTTTATAGGAATTTCGTATTCCCCGAGTTTAGAATTGTAATTTCTGCAAATAAGTTTTTAGTACTAAGGGAAAGATTTTACACGGAAGCGTATTCTCGTGGAAATTAATTCTGTAGATCCAGATATACAATCACCAAAAAACTTTAGTGCCTACTTACCGAATTAGAAATCAATGAAACGAATTTATCAGCGAAGAAAATATCAACAGTTGGTAcacatttcatttcatatatgtacatacatacatacatactaagagATGCACACTCGTCTCGTCAGAAAGGCCTTTCAGACTATATTAATTGGGGTGGTGGGTGGTGGCTTCATGCTGAGGGTTATATGGGTCAACTTAATTGAACGTTAAAAAGGCTTGATAAGTACACATTTGTTAAGTCTCATTCAAATTATGCCACATGGTGTGCGCTTTGTGTATCTGCGTACGCCTTGCGTCTAAGGGTGTTTTTTAGAGGTAtaaatctttaaaattaaataaaacatataaaatggTGGTAATGGCCGTAGTCCTGGCTTTATTGGAAGATAATGTTATAACATTAGTGTTTAACTGCCGGGCTCAGCTAGTTTATGATAAAATGGCAAACCAAATTAAGCATAATTCAGCTATCAACTGTCAAATTGGCTGTCGCTGGAAAAAGTTttgctaatttaaaaaacaaagctCTACAAAAAACATCCTTTAGTAACTAAATGATGTTTATAACTAAAGTTTAGTTAATAAAAAGATTTTGGaagataaatgtattatttttttgaatacataaaaaaatcctgGTAAAAGtcagaattctcgacagggcgaaccctctaggctcggaagcgaggctcggttgacccgctccttcctgtcattggttgctctttgcgagtactctagtattgccgtgccccgaattaactcgacttttatcTGATGAAGTACTCCGACATatcgctgcccaaccgtccgtcGGAATATTTCatcaggaaggagcgggtcgaccgagcctcgcttccgagcctagagggtccttcctgtcgagaattccgacgtTTACCAAAATTCTTTCCTCGCAAAAAAATAgccaaataatttcaaatattcaaaaaaaatacattttttgcctttacataattattatatttttttaattttatatggtaCATCGTAATAGTTAACAACACCCCACTCAGAAGCGTAGCTAAGGTGGGAGGGGGAGGAGGACAGATGCCTCCGAGTGCCAGACGGGATTTAAAATTATagaaaagaaatttaaatttaactcaCGTATAAAATGTAGAGAAACTTAAAACAAAACCCACTTTTTTAATCACGAAATCGACCAGTTTTCTACAGTAAAATCAAGGAAAATTGTTCTATAGATACCTTCTTAGAAATTAAGTCTTATTAATTATaaagaaagagtaaaaagattcaaatacctggatacctggctgaatgaagagatggacccagatgaagatctaagaatccgcatcgagatggctagaacggcgcttacaaacaagtaTCTCAATCTtgatacgcggttgagattcgcgaagagctacgtctggacagtattactacacggatgtgagacgtggactctgaaaaccaagatgatcagccgcattgaagcttttgagatgtgggtctataggcgtatgctgaagattccgtggaccaaaaagatatcaaacgaagctgtcctcgacatgatggggagaggcagggaacttatttctgtcatcaagcggagaaagatggagtacctcggacacatgatacggggtccaaaatacgaatttctccgtttgataaccatggggaaaatagaaggaaaaaaatggattggcaggaaaaagttatcttggcttcgaaacatgcgcatgtggaccgatatgagcgccgaagacctattccgagccgctgaagaccgatgcggatatattcaaataatcgacgaggtggtcgccaacgtccggatgcggacaaggcattaacaagaagaagattaattataagaaatataagaattataagaaataatagaaattagTTTCTATTATTTCTTATATGGGAATAcataattgaactttattttaaatagtattCACCAAGTACACTGAACGTTAGTACGGCAATTGTaaacttaaaattatatattatagtattcaCTTGGTACACCTTAACTTTATTTCTAAtacgtattatttaatttttataaaccccaatgcgctttcctggccaattacaaatatcgatttaaattttagaatactttTTAGAAAGCATCGCAGAGACATCTACGGataaatttttgacaaatttgataaattaaaattaaatagtataaatgcactcaagagatccgcactctcgagacatccaaactttcaaagatgctcaagaagaactaacgcaatagacttccacaaaaaagcgtcaaggggtattggGTAAGCTCTTGAGcgactttgaaaattaggatttctcgaAAGTGTGCCATTATAAAGTGCATTCTTCCGGTgcctttttatatattaatctaaatatataatattaaatttgacacACCGAATTTCGATTTGctaaaaaactcaaaatttgcgagacatttatggacaaatttgcagtattttatacgaatcagcgaaatttgaggTGCCCGAAAATTGCTAGAAATGGAAAACCCGAAAATTGCTAGAAattggtaaaggttgccaattttttggaagcGGTTCagttaaaatcagataaattggcaaactatgatagaaaacgatcgacctggagtcatttatatacttaaaaaaaaaaagaaagagttTTAACACGTTCAATccggcgtgtaccaccggtggccacgcggataATGCTATAacagactataattttacggttccacttcattgagcaccccaacaataaaattctaaagatttagggtcaactcattatataaagtgatttaatggcgtcacgcgtaattgggtgccgatacgcgtgacagtgccgccacatgggcaaatgtatgaaatcatgcgccgggctgaatgtgttaatttgtcctttgttttttatattattatattttcacatgTTCAGTATAAGATATGTTTGgctaacttattttatttatttattattaaatagcaaattggtaatgaattatttcacaattaacagttttaaactaaaacgaacaactataatataacatagttaac from Arctopsyche grandis isolate Sample6627 chromosome 1, ASM5162203v2, whole genome shotgun sequence includes the following:
- the LOC143920387 gene encoding uncharacterized protein LOC143920387 gives rise to the protein MSKAMSYNDIKITDKDAGLAKMYNVSNHILQLCHQLNDTDHPPSLFAAMLYAIMLDAKLGTFQEGSNFEADEILPPGWTNSSTVIYKCKFQPVGYAGCCCQLVATVSSKLMLVNLISQSTNFAFSKCYPINRYVPSPRRSSILSKFDHIKELRFNIWNDIIMPARSYELLAVGFTNGSLIGLPDEIIYRIMMLLGGISTAYLSLVSRRFRRISQCSALWRVFVARDCNNCYQTLQNKVDIDWFEKYVRCHREKVEGRKKVLWLRRDLRLIR